One window of the Dreissena polymorpha isolate Duluth1 chromosome 5, UMN_Dpol_1.0, whole genome shotgun sequence genome contains the following:
- the LOC127830994 gene encoding protein SSUH2 homolog produces the protein MDEKKPLLGSRPGMNQVYPSSPPYPAGGPSYQGGPPAGSYQGGPPPQGQYPLGSPQGQYQGVLPQGQYPGQYQGGPPQGQYPSGPTGKFPVDPPQGQAAPGDVQVQWQGPTPDTDMEDNPNAGPTAPSAPPLEKMDSVVGYSNIGFDGAMLQPPSYEESVREPPRREQLHDLPRIDEHEARQALLQHVAENCCYGKGAATELTLTDLIASSAFHYTLETFGEARSTAWAYEPYKGQVIDGPHNGPAPGPWDIQATPPAMFQNQKTFIEVPHTASVKPCHNCLAMGRIRCHRCFGRGRVRCTWCNGNGHKTEYRNGEYERERCHWCHGHGRRRCDTCHGYGMVTCSGCQGHCNLKCYIRLTIIWTNHLQDHIVERTMLPDHLIRTVSGQVAFSETQPRVWPVNHFPDGEINNASNRLVAQHASAFPSERILMQRHQVRIIPVTQALYKWKGADSDFFVYGFEKKVYAPNYPQQCCCGCSIL, from the exons ATGGACGAGAAGAAACCATTACTTGGATCAAG ACCAGGCATGAATCAAGTGTACCCTAGCTCGCCACCATACCCTGCTGGGGGCCCCTCGTACCAAGGGGGACCTCCTGCAGGATCCTACCAAGGGGGGCCCCCTCCACAGGGGCAATATCCCTTAGGCTCCCCTCAGGGACAATATCAAGGTGTCCTCCCACAAGGGCAGTATCCGGGCCAGTACCAAGGGGGGCCCCCACAGGGACAATATCCATCTGGCCCAACTGGGAAATTTCCGGTGGACCCACCACAGGGGCAAG CGGCGCCAGGTGATGTTCAGGTCCAGTGGCAAGGGCCTACACCGGACACAGACATGGAGGACAATCCCAATGCGGGGCCCACTGCACCATCTGCACCGCCTCTGGAGAAGATGGACTCAGTGGTGGGGTACTCCAATATTGGGTTTGATGGTGCAATGTTGCAGCCTCCTAGCTATGAGGAGAGTGTGAGAGAACCGCCTAGGAGGGAGCAATTACATGA TTTGCCACGGATTGATGAACACGAGGCTCGCCAGGCATTGCTTCAGCACGTTGCGGAAAATTGCTGTTATGGGAAAGGGGCTGCCACTGAACTGACCTTAACTGACCTCATAGCTTCAAGCGCCTTTCAT TATACATTGGAGACATTTGGGGAAGCGCGATCCACAGCCTGGGCCTATGAACCGTATAAGG GTCAGGTGATTGATGGCCCCCACAACGGCCCAGCCCCCGGACCCTGGGACATACAGGCCACGCCCCCAGCGATGTTCCAGAACCAGAAAACATTCATTGAAGTCCCCCACACAGCTTCTGTCAAA CCATGTCACAACTGTTTAGCCATGGGAAGGATTCGCTGTCACAGATGTTTTGGGCGGGGCAGG GTGCGCTGTACCTGGTGTAATGGTAACGGTCACAAGACTGAGTACCGCAACGGGGAGTATGAGAGGGAGCGCTGTCACTGGTGTCATGGCCATGGAAGAAGAAG GTGTGACACATGCCATGGTTACGGCATGGTCACATGTTCAGGATgccaaggtcactgtaacctcaaGTGTTACATCCGCCTCACCATTATATG GACTAACCACCTTCAAGATCACATCGTTGAGCGTACCATGCTGCCAGACCATCTGATTCGTACAGTCAGCGGCCAAGTGGCGTTTTCAGAGACGCAACCAAGA GTGTGGCCAGTGAATCATTTCCCAGACGGTGAGATAAACAACGCTTCCAACAGACTGGTGGCCCAACACGCCTCTGCCTTTCCCTCTGAGAGGATTCTCATGCAG